A region from the Mya arenaria isolate MELC-2E11 chromosome 2, ASM2691426v1 genome encodes:
- the LOC128211982 gene encoding peroxisomal 2,4-dienoyl-CoA reductase [(3E)-enoyl-CoA-producing]-like isoform X1 has protein sequence MVVTGWLWSLQVQVTGHGRSRQTWSSGHGGKVAFVTGGGTGIGFTIAEVLMRHGCDTVIASRRLDKLQESAATLRAATGRRCLPIQMDVRDPKKVQAAVAEAMKEFGKINILVNSAAGNFLCPAEGLSFNAFRTVMDIDAMGTYNVTKVVFDEYMKKHGGVIVNITATLQVRGQVYQLHAGAAKAAIETMTKHLAVEWGEKGIRIMCVAPGPIGDTEGFSRLGGKALRKEYVDNIPIQRVGTREDIANTVVYVCSDAAQLLTGSTVIADGGSWLTNENNLSGIRHIVELYSKM, from the exons ATGGTGGTCACTGGTTGGTTGTGGTCACTGCAGGTTCAGGTGACTGGACATGGAAGGAGCAGGCAGACATGGTCAAGTGGACACGG GGGTAAAGTGGCATTTGTGACAGGTGGAGGTACAGGGATAGGGTTCACTATTGCCGAGGTGTTGATGAG ACATGGATGTGATACGGTCATCGCCAGTCGCCGCCTTGACAAATTGCAGGAGTCTGCAGCTACACTCCGGGCTGCCACCGGTCGACGGTGTCTGCCCATCCAGATGGATGTCAGAGat CCCAAGAAAGTACAAGCAGCCGTTGCCGAAGCAATGAAAGAGTTTGGGAAGATAAATATCCTTGTGAACA GCGCTGCTGGCAACTTCCTGTGCCCGGCGGAGGGGCTGTCCTTCAATGCTTTTCGTACTGTGATGGACATTGATGCTATGGGCACATATAATGTCACCAAGGTCGTCTTTGACGAGTACATGAAG AAACATGGTGGTGTGATTGTTAACATCACGGCCACGCTGCAGGTGCGGGGTCAGGTCTACCAGCTGCATGCAGGGGCCGCCAAGGCTGCCATAG AGACCATGACAAAGCACCTTGCTGTGGAGTGGGGGGAGAAGGGGATTCGCATTATGTGTGTTGCACCTGGACCCATAGGAGACACGGAGGGATTCAGCAGGCTAG GAGGTAAAGCTCTCAGGAAGGAGTATGTGGACAACATTCCCATCCAGCGTGTGGGTACGCGTGAGGACATAGCCAACACAGTGGTGTATGTGTGTAGTGACGCTGCCCAGCTGCTCACTGGCTCCACAGTCATTGCGGACGGTGGCTCCTGGCTCACAAACGAGAACAATCTAAGTGGCATTCGCCACATTGTGGAACTATATTCAAAAATGTGA
- the LOC128211982 gene encoding peroxisomal 2,4-dienoyl-CoA reductase [(3E)-enoyl-CoA-producing]-like isoform X2: MRTSDAKVQVTGHGRSRQTWSSGHGGKVAFVTGGGTGIGFTIAEVLMRHGCDTVIASRRLDKLQESAATLRAATGRRCLPIQMDVRDPKKVQAAVAEAMKEFGKINILVNSAAGNFLCPAEGLSFNAFRTVMDIDAMGTYNVTKVVFDEYMKKHGGVIVNITATLQVRGQVYQLHAGAAKAAIETMTKHLAVEWGEKGIRIMCVAPGPIGDTEGFSRLGGKALRKEYVDNIPIQRVGTREDIANTVVYVCSDAAQLLTGSTVIADGGSWLTNENNLSGIRHIVELYSKM, translated from the exons ATGAGAACAAGCGACGCAAAG GTTCAGGTGACTGGACATGGAAGGAGCAGGCAGACATGGTCAAGTGGACACGG GGGTAAAGTGGCATTTGTGACAGGTGGAGGTACAGGGATAGGGTTCACTATTGCCGAGGTGTTGATGAG ACATGGATGTGATACGGTCATCGCCAGTCGCCGCCTTGACAAATTGCAGGAGTCTGCAGCTACACTCCGGGCTGCCACCGGTCGACGGTGTCTGCCCATCCAGATGGATGTCAGAGat CCCAAGAAAGTACAAGCAGCCGTTGCCGAAGCAATGAAAGAGTTTGGGAAGATAAATATCCTTGTGAACA GCGCTGCTGGCAACTTCCTGTGCCCGGCGGAGGGGCTGTCCTTCAATGCTTTTCGTACTGTGATGGACATTGATGCTATGGGCACATATAATGTCACCAAGGTCGTCTTTGACGAGTACATGAAG AAACATGGTGGTGTGATTGTTAACATCACGGCCACGCTGCAGGTGCGGGGTCAGGTCTACCAGCTGCATGCAGGGGCCGCCAAGGCTGCCATAG AGACCATGACAAAGCACCTTGCTGTGGAGTGGGGGGAGAAGGGGATTCGCATTATGTGTGTTGCACCTGGACCCATAGGAGACACGGAGGGATTCAGCAGGCTAG GAGGTAAAGCTCTCAGGAAGGAGTATGTGGACAACATTCCCATCCAGCGTGTGGGTACGCGTGAGGACATAGCCAACACAGTGGTGTATGTGTGTAGTGACGCTGCCCAGCTGCTCACTGGCTCCACAGTCATTGCGGACGGTGGCTCCTGGCTCACAAACGAGAACAATCTAAGTGGCATTCGCCACATTGTGGAACTATATTCAAAAATGTGA
- the LOC128211982 gene encoding peroxisomal 2,4-dienoyl-CoA reductase [(3E)-enoyl-CoA-producing]-like isoform X3, whose protein sequence is MSQNTAKEECVKNFKYIFRNDLFLGKVAFVTGGGTGIGFTIAEVLMRHGCDTVIASRRLDKLQESAATLRAATGRRCLPIQMDVRDPKKVQAAVAEAMKEFGKINILVNSAAGNFLCPAEGLSFNAFRTVMDIDAMGTYNVTKVVFDEYMKKHGGVIVNITATLQVRGQVYQLHAGAAKAAIETMTKHLAVEWGEKGIRIMCVAPGPIGDTEGFSRLGGKALRKEYVDNIPIQRVGTREDIANTVVYVCSDAAQLLTGSTVIADGGSWLTNENNLSGIRHIVELYSKM, encoded by the exons ATGTCTCAAAACACTGCCAAGGAAGAGTGTGttaaaaacttcaaatatattttcaggaatGATTTATTTCT GGGTAAAGTGGCATTTGTGACAGGTGGAGGTACAGGGATAGGGTTCACTATTGCCGAGGTGTTGATGAG ACATGGATGTGATACGGTCATCGCCAGTCGCCGCCTTGACAAATTGCAGGAGTCTGCAGCTACACTCCGGGCTGCCACCGGTCGACGGTGTCTGCCCATCCAGATGGATGTCAGAGat CCCAAGAAAGTACAAGCAGCCGTTGCCGAAGCAATGAAAGAGTTTGGGAAGATAAATATCCTTGTGAACA GCGCTGCTGGCAACTTCCTGTGCCCGGCGGAGGGGCTGTCCTTCAATGCTTTTCGTACTGTGATGGACATTGATGCTATGGGCACATATAATGTCACCAAGGTCGTCTTTGACGAGTACATGAAG AAACATGGTGGTGTGATTGTTAACATCACGGCCACGCTGCAGGTGCGGGGTCAGGTCTACCAGCTGCATGCAGGGGCCGCCAAGGCTGCCATAG AGACCATGACAAAGCACCTTGCTGTGGAGTGGGGGGAGAAGGGGATTCGCATTATGTGTGTTGCACCTGGACCCATAGGAGACACGGAGGGATTCAGCAGGCTAG GAGGTAAAGCTCTCAGGAAGGAGTATGTGGACAACATTCCCATCCAGCGTGTGGGTACGCGTGAGGACATAGCCAACACAGTGGTGTATGTGTGTAGTGACGCTGCCCAGCTGCTCACTGGCTCCACAGTCATTGCGGACGGTGGCTCCTGGCTCACAAACGAGAACAATCTAAGTGGCATTCGCCACATTGTGGAACTATATTCAAAAATGTGA